Genomic segment of Notolabrus celidotus isolate fNotCel1 chromosome 1, fNotCel1.pri, whole genome shotgun sequence:
GAATTCCCAGCAATAAACATAGGGAAAGCCAAGGGCGTTGACCTTCATGATGTGTGATAACAAACATTGTTATTTCAGAAAGTGTTCTTATACcttgtttattttgtacacTATGTGTTGTTGCATTACTGGGTTGGCACTGTCAGATATGCCACATGCTGTTGAGCTAAAATGGATCCTCACTGATTTCTCTCAGTGTGAAAATATGaacctttttttctgtcatgaaTTGATTTtagacaaaataaacaacaaacctTCCTAtattcaaatacaaaaacagctaTCATGTCCGCGTCAACCCAGTTTCTGTTGCCTGTTTTCTATTCTGTCACTGCTTATTATGTTCATCATCCACTGCTGCATGtcataattcattttattttccttttgtgGTAGACAAGCATGACATTGAGCCAAGCCACAGATGCATGCCCACTCAAAAGACCCAACTGAGCGCCATCCCCTCTGCTCTCCGGCTATCAACCAGTCtctcagaggggaggggggtgtcAACGGGGCGTAGCTAGTCCCCTGCACCCCCAGTAGAGCCTCACTGTGAAACTGGAGGTCTCAGATGGATCAGGGTAGTAGTGAGCAGAGTCCAGAAGAACCAGATGCAGGTGGGCGAGTGGAGCCGGAGGCCGGCAGGAGGGCCTCGGAGTCAGAGCACGGCTTGTCCAAAATCACCCATAATGCCCTGGAGAACATGGGAGCGTTGGGCCATGGCCTGAAGCACTTCTTCCAGCCACAGCGCCGACGCTCCTCCGTTTCCCCACATGACTCCGTCTCTGCCTGCACGGGTGCCCCTACCTCCGAACCCACTGAAGTGGGGTCAGAGGTGGGGGATAATCCTGCCTCCGCGGCCCTGCCCGTGGATTCTGAAAACTCTGCCACTTCCGCCCCTCCCGCAGCTCTGAGCAGAGTTCTGCAGCAGATCCGAGGTGCTCCACCAATGATGAAGCGAGGCACCAGCCTGCAGAGCCGCCGCAGCAAGGTGGGGGGCTCTGGGGATCCTCCCCAGAAAGGAAGCCCGCAGATCCACAGGCGCAGCACCCACGAGGCCCTGCTTCAGGCTGGGCGGCCACGCTCCTCCTCGACCACGGACACACCCACAAGCCCCGCCCTTGACATGCTGCTTACCTCGGGTTACCACTCAACTGAGGAGCCAGATAAGGTGAGTGTCCTAGTCCTCTCAAAAAGTGAGGGGAAAGAGTATCGTCATGCAGCTGAAGGTTCTTTGCAGAACAGGAAGAAATTCCGGTATTGCTGTAAGCAGAACACTGGGAGATTTGGGAGCTTCGGGATATAGGTCACACAGGCAGTTGTTGagtgtgccagtgtgtgtgtgtgtgtgtgtgtgtgtgtgtgtgtgtgtgtgtgtgtgtgtgtgtgtgtgtgtgtgtgtgtgtgtgtgtgtgtgtgtgtgtgtgtgtgtgtgtgtgtgtgtgtgtgtgtgtgggtgtgtgtgggtgggcgggcgggcagaggaggagaatcacTTTGCTTTCTAGTCACACTCCTTCTCAGAGTTATTCCCCAGTCAAACCCAAGGACAAAGAATCAGAGATGGcaggccatttttttttttatcagaatcaCAGAGACAAACCACCCATGTAATGACCTCAGAACTTGCAGTGAATCATTGTGCTCAGATTCTCGAGTAACAAAAGTAGTCCTGTAATTTATTTCTTTTGCAAACTGTAACAAACAGGGGAAGAAACTGGGCACAAAGTGTTGCAAGCTGTTTCATTCACTACTTCAATTCAGTGTTTGCAGGGTTTAGAACTCAgcctttttgttttgaataatagtgaacaaataaaaaagttatcTGCAGCAAAACTCATCAATAAAGGCTTTTCTTCAATTCATTTTTGTATATTCGTAGCTTTTCCACCCTTACTCTTATACTATTATGCAAGAATTGTCAATGTGTTTATAACCTGGGCacaagaaggaaaaataaaaaatctaaacttCTCTCTAGCTTGACATTTTTCCTACGACACTCAGAGTACAAGTCTGTGACAAATACaacattatttgtattaatttaatCCCCAAACTTTAATTTCAAATAGATTTTTCTCTaagatataaaaacattcaaatttaaaTAGTATTACAAAAAGACACTGTTCtgtcacaaagaaaaaaatgcattgtatttgttttcaaaaagaaaagtgagtCATGGGCTAATATCTGTGCAGGAATGTCAAAGCTAAGTGACTGTGCAGACATGTTAAAAGGTCTGTTAATGGTTTAGATGTTGCCTGGATGAACCGGTGAatgtggagatgagctgtcagtgGTGGAAGGTCAGAGATTGCCTTTGACTGGTTGGTCACTATGTGCTTTAAGCCTTTCTAAATTTAGACCTCGCTGTCTCTGAGAGTACTTCAGGTCAGAGAAGGCTTGCAGGGCTAAACACTCTCAGACtgaatgattgtttttttttgacaatgAATACTGAAACAAAGTTATGACAAGGTACCAATGTAACTGTAAAAGCTTACTACACAGCAGGTTTTTTTAAGTAACAGGAAAAATATGCTCAAAACAGATATTTctaaaagtttttttattttaaaaagtatgtaGTAAACTTGTTATGGTTATATAGAGCAGAGGAGTCgaggatacatttttaaaaaacattatagGAAGTGGCCTTGAGGTAGTGTATGAGGCATCCGTTGCATGACAGAGGATTCTCAAGAATGAGAGACAGTAGAGATTATAAAGTGAGGGCCAATGCTACACTGTTCAACAGCTCCCCTCAACTCTATAGGATGCATTTTTCAACAGACATTCTTAGAAAGTTTAAAGCATTTGATCCTATGCCttctttttgttcattcaacATATAATGAACTCTGAGATTCGTTTAGCTTAGGTGAAATAATCTTCTGTGGAACACTAGTAGTGTCTTCGTTGTTTTCCCACCATGCTTGGCAGTTTTTTCAACAATGGAGGTTTACAAATAAATGGTTTGTGCTGCGTTATTGGAAATCCATGTAATCTGTAATGTTGGTAAAATTGCATTTATAAGGATGAATGGGGAAGTTTTCCATCAACAGTTATGTTttagtccattttttttttaagattgactgattttttaaaatcatatttgACTTGAAATTACTAGTAGGctaaaaaatagaataacataatttgtgtttcaatatgtttattaaggaaAACAAGATCTCCACAAAGCATCCACGTCGACATTCAATTTTCATGTAATAGTGTAAATCAAAGGCCTGGTCTCACAGACTACATCATCACTAATTCGGATTATTCATTCCTTATTATCAGGCAAAAGTGTCTTCATCATAGAGTTAACAGTAGAACTATAACTATCCCACCAGAATAACATAATTTTAGCGTTGCTGTAAACAATTGCCAAACCTGTGTCATGACAATCACATAGATCTAAATGAAACTTGCCTGACCACAATCCTGAAGCACATACTCACTAAGACACTGTTTTTTGATGGATTATATTCAGTTCTGCAGACAATAAGAAGctgaaacactttcacatttTCAATAGTAGCTGGTAGCTATTTTAATGTGGCTGATTCAGTTTGTGGTAATAATCCAGAATTGCTATTTACTCCTTCTCATGTTGCTCCAGCTTGAGCCCCAATGCCTAAATGACTGTTTATGGCTTTAAGTCATTTGCATTGGGCTTTCCAACTTAACTGCCTCCTGAGGGGTAAAATTACAATCAGTGCCATAACTTCTGTTAAATCCTCAGTTAAGCTGGACTATTACTGAGCTTTTGTTCCTCACAACACTCACTATATCCCTCCCCATGGGACTCCTTGAACTGGAGCCATGAAGTGGCTGTGAAAAGAAAATTTTGTTTTACAGGCGCCATCTGCTGTTGTGAATATGTAGTGACTCATATATATCCAGAAAACACAGGTGTTAACAGAAGACACTGTAAGGGTTCTCATTGGACAAAACAATTAACATTGCAAACAGACTTCATACCAAGGGTTATCAGCATTACAACCTACACTACAAGCACAGTAATTCATTACTGATGACCTATACTGTGACAAAAAAGTAGCATTTACATGACAAACTTCTAATGATTCATCACATTTGCTCtcatttgtaattattttttctttttacttttttgaacAGCTGGATCGATATGATGGATCAGGCCCTGCTGTGTCACCCAATGCCCTCCCATACGGTGCAGACGGGTATGATGTAGTCGACAGTACCCCAGACCCACAGCGAACTAAGCAGGCCATCGCCCAGCTACAACAAAAGATCCTGAAGCTCACAGAACAAATCAAAATTGAACAAACCGCACGCGATGACAATGTGGCCGAGTACCTGAAACTGGCTAATAATGCAGACAAACAGCAGAGTGCACGCATCAAGCAGGTGTTTGAGAAGAAGAACCAAAAGTCAGCTCAGACTATCCAGCAACTGCAGAGGAAGCTGGAGCATTACCACCGAAAGCTCCGAGAGGTGGAGCACAACGGTATCCCTCGCCAGCCCAAAGACGTTTTCCGAGACATGCATCAGGGGCTGAAAGATGTTGGAgccaaggtgtgtgtgttcctggTGCCGCCAGTGTTCTCTCTGTTACTCACTCAGCATTACTTAAAGAgctttaatgacaaaaaaatgttggcCCTATTTTGGGAAACAGAATGTTTTTACGCTTGTAAATAATTAAACTCCTAAAAcaattctaatttttttttttttccagcgaGGCTATGATTTATTAGAATGCAGTAAACTTGAATTAGTTGAATCTCAAGAATTGATGTGGTATGTTTCTGTATAACATGATTCCTACACACATTAATGTTATGGCTATAATAATCCAACCTCTGTGCTCCTTTTGTATGATTGAACAACACAAGAAATATAATGCTAACCTCATACATGTTCTATGCAACAAATGACCTCCAAAGCAGGTTAATTTGTACAGTGTTGTATCATTCTGGAAGCTAGTTAAGTGCTTGCATTGtaccctgaaaaaaaaaaaggtttcacaGATGGGAATGCAATTTTTTAACCTGAATACTGATAACATTTAAAAGCTACAATCATCACTTCCATTGGGACAGTATAGTACAATGCCTTTCTGTCCATTTCTGACCAACTAACATCAGCCTATTTTGCAAGTTTACAGTGGTTAAAACCAGAAGTCATGCAGCCTTAGGTCTCATATTACAGCCTGAGTACTAACAGATCTTGCAAATTACAGGTGACAGGTGGCCTCTCCAGTTTCTCTCAAGCCACTCACTCTGCAGCTGGAGCCGTTGTGTCAAAGCCAAGAGAAATCGCCTCTCTCATTCGCCACAAGTTTGGCAGTGCGGATAACATTGCAGCCCTGAAAGATTCCTTGGATGAATCCCAGGGAGATGAAGGTGTGGCTCCTGGGGGAACTAGGACCCTTGGGACCGGACAGTTGCAGTCCAGCCCAAAATATGGAAGTGATGAGGACTGTTCTAGTGCTACGTCAGGCTCTGCTGGAGCCAACAGCACCACTGGAGCACCTGGGGGTCCCCCTAGCTCCAAGGGCAATACCCTTGAACATGGCCAGGCCTCAGGCTTCGATGCTATACTCCATGAGATTCAAGAACTCCGGGACAACCAGGGTCGATTGGAGGAGTCCTTTGAAAACTTAAAAACTCACTATCAGCGAGACTATACCATGATCATGgaggctctgcaggaggagcgaTACAGGTATAATAAAATTAACTGTGCAATGTAATATAAAAAGTTTGTTTgggaagaggaaaagaaagcgTCCTGTTTATTAAGTGCTGTGCTCTTTTTTTCAGGTGTGAACGTTTAGAAGAACAGCTCAATGACTTGACAGAACTGCACCAGAATGAGATTCTTAACTTGAAACAGGAACTAGCGAGTATGGAGGAGAAGATTGCTTATCAATCTTATGAAAGAGCGAGAGACATTCAGGTAAGCTTCAcgaaaaaaaagccccaaaatgcTTCGACTTTATCCACTGAGCAATTACACCAACACTTTTGTCTTTGACCTGTAGGAGGCGCTGGAGGCATGTCAGACACGTATCTCCAAGATggaactgcagcagcagcaacagcaagtGGTGCAGCTTGAGGGTTTGGAGAATGCCACAGCAAGAACTCTACTTGGAAAGCTAATCAATGTGCTGCTAGCTGTCATGGCGGTCCTTTTAGTGTTTGTGTCCACTGTGGCCAACTGTGTTGTCCCCTTAATGAAAACACGCAGCCGCACACTTTCTACACTTCTTCTTGTGATCCTCCTGGCCTTCCTCTGGAGGCACTGGGAGGCTATTTCGGAGTACCTGAATCGCTTTCTTCTGCACCCCAGATGACCGACTTTGAAAGCCCTGTTTAAACATTCAAAGAACAGAGTTTGGGTTGTTGTGTATAATGAGGACACTGACCCATACAGGAAGTTGAATCTCAATGGTCCTATCTTTCCTTAAGCTTCTCAATACACTCAGGAGGGTTGCATCAGAGGTTTGTCACTTTATCACTTCCTGGAATATGTTTTGAGAAGAAAAttatagagaggaagaaaaaagctGGATGTTTGGTATCAACTCGCTGTCTTTAGTGCATTTGTGGCACAAGCACATACTATAAGAGTAAATAGGGCATATTTGAAGGAGGGGCGAAGAGAACTGcacacttgatttctcttctgAGTGAATTTGTTTACATGtggaaaatgcattttttcctcACAGAAGAAGTTGTAATTCAGTTTGTATTACTTTTGAGCTGAATCAAGTGGTATTGTTTTGAAGTCACTGCTATTTTTAACTCAGCtgattgatgttttattttcttctttgaacTGTAATGAGCCGACAGTGTTCTGCTGATTTAGTTGTTCACATTCTCGTTTTGTTAAGTTCTCTCTTTTCTGGTCTCTATTTGGATTTTTCAGtctgctctttctttctctttaattCAGTCTTTTAAAATTTCAGCTTGTGTGAACAacgcctcctcttcctctatgCTACATCTGAATCTGAAGAATGGGGTGCTTGCAAGTCCGCTACAATGCCCTGGAATCAGACTCGTCACTGGATCAAATAATAGTGGGTTCTTGACTTGTTGCTTTTGGATGTGTGAAGTCTGTAACACTGGTTCTGCCACAACCAGGATAATACTATCAAGTACTTATATTTGGATTTGCAACCCTTCCCTCTGGGCGAGCTGGGTTCTGCTGTCCTGGTGGGTTTTCCACTGCAGAAGAATAATCTATGAACTGTTTGAACATACTTGAAGAGCAAAAATGT
This window contains:
- the tmcc1b gene encoding transmembrane and coiled-coil domains protein 1b; this translates as MDQGSSEQSPEEPDAGGRVEPEAGRRASESEHGLSKITHNALENMGALGHGLKHFFQPQRRRSSVSPHDSVSACTGAPTSEPTEVGSEVGDNPASAALPVDSENSATSAPPAALSRVLQQIRGAPPMMKRGTSLQSRRSKVGGSGDPPQKGSPQIHRRSTHEALLQAGRPRSSSTTDTPTSPALDMLLTSGYHSTEEPDKLDRYDGSGPAVSPNALPYGADGYDVVDSTPDPQRTKQAIAQLQQKILKLTEQIKIEQTARDDNVAEYLKLANNADKQQSARIKQVFEKKNQKSAQTIQQLQRKLEHYHRKLREVEHNGIPRQPKDVFRDMHQGLKDVGAKVTGGLSSFSQATHSAAGAVVSKPREIASLIRHKFGSADNIAALKDSLDESQGDEGVAPGGTRTLGTGQLQSSPKYGSDEDCSSATSGSAGANSTTGAPGGPPSSKGNTLEHGQASGFDAILHEIQELRDNQGRLEESFENLKTHYQRDYTMIMEALQEERYRCERLEEQLNDLTELHQNEILNLKQELASMEEKIAYQSYERARDIQEALEACQTRISKMELQQQQQQVVQLEGLENATARTLLGKLINVLLAVMAVLLVFVSTVANCVVPLMKTRSRTLSTLLLVILLAFLWRHWEAISEYLNRFLLHPR